From Xanthomonas citri pv. mangiferaeindicae:
GGCCGGAGATGTCGCTGACCTCGGTGCGCGTCGACAGGCCGGCCAGGAAGATCAGATGCAGGCATTCCTCGGCGTTCAGGCGTGCGGCCGATTCGGCGTCGATCAGGCCCTTCTCGCGGGCCTTGGCGCGCAGCCGCTCGGGGTCGATGCCGGCGCCGTCGTCCTGGACCTCGATGCCGACGTAATCGCCTTGCTGCTGGGCGATCAGCCGGACCTTCCCGGCGCGCGGCTTGCCGGTCGCCTCGCGCAGATCCGGCGTCTCCACGCCATGGTCGATCGCGTTGCGGACCAGGTGGATCAGCGGGTCGGCCAGCGCTTCGACCAGGTTGCGGTCGAGCTCGGTGTCGGCGCCGACCAGTTCCAGGTCCACTTCCTTGTCGAGCGCGCGGGCGACATCGCGAGCGACCTTCGGAAACCGCGAGAACACCTTGCCGACCGGCTGCATGCGCGTGCGCATGACCGCGCCCTGCAGGCGCGCAGTGGCGTTGTCCAGGGTGGCGACGGCGCGGTCGAGGTCCTCGTCGCGCAATCGTGCGCGCAGTGTCTTGAGGCGGTTGCGGGCCAGCACCAGTTCGCCGACCAGGTCGACGATCGCATCGAGCCGCCGAGTGTCGACACGGACGGTCTGCTCGCGCTCGGCCGGTGCCTGCGCGGCGGCCGGTCTGGCCGGCGCCGGCGGCGCGGCGCGCGGCGGGACGGCAGGTGCGGGCGCCGCGACCGCGACGGCGGGCGCTGGTGCTGCGCCGGGCGCGTGCGCGCCGTGCAACTGGTCGAGCAGCGCTTCGAATTCGTCGTCGTCAATGGTGTCGCCACCCGCGGCCGGTACGGCGGCGACCGGCGTGGCGCCTGGGGCGGCCTTGCCGTGCAACTGATCGAGCAGGGCTTCGAACTCGTCGTCGTCGATCGGATCATTCGGGCCTGGTGCGGGCGCCGGGGCCGATGCGCCGGGCGCGGCGTTGCCATGCAACTGGTCGAGCAGTGCCTCGAACTCGTCGTCGTCGATCATCTCGCTGCCCGCCGTGGCTGGCGCGGCGACGGTCGGGGCCACACGGGCGGCCGGGGTCGGTGCCACAGGCGCGGCGGTGTCGAGCGCGAAGCCGGCGATCAGTTCGGGCGGCGCATGCGGCACGTCGCTGCCGGTTTCGACCGCGTCGACCATCGCCTGCAGCCAGTCGAGCGACTGCTGCGCGGCGTCGAAGTGCCGCGGCAACAAGGTCGCGGCGCCCGAGCGTGCGGCGCCCAGCGTTTCCTCCGCGGCATGGCACAGCTCAACCAGCGCGGTCGCGCCGAGGAAGCCGGCGCCGCCCTTGAGCGTGTGGAAGGCTCGGAAGACCGCGTTGAGCTGTTCGCGGTCGTCCGGCGACTGCTCCAGCTCGACCAGTTGCCCGCCCAGGTCGACGAGCAGCTCGCGTGCTTCGAGCACGAAATCGGCGGCGATGTCGGGCGAGAACTGCATCGCTCAGAGTCCCAGGCGTGAGAGCAGGTCGTCGGCGTCGTCCTGGCCGACGGTGCCGGTGTCGAGCCCGGCAACGGCCGGGCCGACAGCACGCAGACGGTCCTGTTCGCCGTCGGCGGGCGGCAGCCCGAGGGCGCCGAAGCCTTCGTGCACGCCGCGCACGATGCCGGCGACGCGGCGGATGATCTGCCCGCCCAGGTCCTGGTGGCTCTGCGCCAGCGCCATCTCGCGCAGGTTCTCGCGCAGCGCGTCGATGGTTGCGGTCTGCGCGGCGTCCAGCGTGCCGGCGCGCAGCTGGGCGACGTGCGCGCGGCTGTCCTCGATCAGATCGAGCGTGCGGTGGGTGGCTTGCTCGGTCATCGTCACCACGTGGTCGAGGCGGGCGCAGGCATCGTCGAGCCCACCTTGCGCGGGCGCGGCCGGCAGGGTGTCGAGCGCCTGCGCCAGTTCCCGCGCCAGCCGGCCCAGGCCGTCGACCAGGGTGCGCGCGCGGGCGGCGGCGAGTGCGTCGACTTGCCGGCGCCAGCCGGCCTCGTCGCCGCGTTCAAGCGCTTCGAGCGCGTCGTGCAGCAGGCCGGCGAGCTGGCTGCGGTCGGTGGTCACCGCGACCGTGGCGGTCACGCCGCGCCTCCCAGGCGCTCGAAGATCTTGCCGAGCTTCTCCGACAGCGTCTGCGCGGTGAACGGCTTGATGATGTAGCCGTTCACGCCGCTCTGCGCCGCCTCGATGATCTGCTCGCGCTTGGCCTCGGCGGTGACCATCATCACCGGCAGCGCGCGGAACTTGGGGTCGGCGCGGATCGCGCGCAGCAACTCGATGCCGGTCATGCCGGGCATGTTCCAGTCGGTGATGACCAGGTCGACCGCATCCTGGCGCAGCACGGCCATCGCGCTGTTGCCGTCCTCGGCTTCGACGGTGTTGTTGAAGCCCAGGTCCGACAACAGATTCTTGACGATGCGGCGCATCGTCGAGAAGTCGTCGACCACGAGGATACGGATGTTCTTGTTCAAAGCGGGCTCCACGGGTGGGGCATCAGTCGGCGTTGCCGATGCCGGTATCTGCGAGTTCGAAGGCGGACAGGCGGCCGCGCAGGCGGACCACGGCCTGGCCGTGGATCTGGCATACGCGCGATTCGCTCACGCCCAGTACCGCGCCGATCTCCTTGAGGTTGAGTTCCTGTTCGTAGTACAGCGACAGCACCAGCTGTTCGCGCTCGGGCAGCAGGGTGATCGCCGCGGCCAGTTCCCGGCCGAACTCGCTGCGTACCAGGTGTTCCTGCGGCGTCGGTCCGCCGTCGCGGTTGGCCGGCTCGACCTCGCCGTGGTCCTCGACGTGCGAGTCCAGGCTCAGCACCTGGCCGCGGGCGGCGTCTTCGAGCAGACGTTGATAGTCGGCCAGCGGCATCTGCAACTTGGCCGCGACCTCCTGGGCGCTGGCGGCGCGGCCGCTGGCCTGCTCGATCTCGCGGATTGCGGCGGCGGCTTCGCGTGCACGGCGATGGACCGAGCGCGGCACCCAGTCGCCGCGGCGAATCTCGTCGATCATCGCGCCGCGGATGCGGATCGAGGCATAGGTCTCGAACGAGGCGCCTTGTTCGGCGTCGTAGCTGCGCGAGGCCTCGAGCAGGCCGATCATGCCGGCCTGGATCAGGTCGTCGATCTCGACGCTGGCCGGCAGCCGCGCAGCGATGTGATGGGCGATGCGGCGCACCAATTCGGCATGCACCACGACCGGATCCGGCGCGCTGGCGCGCTGGACCGCCTGGTACTGGCGGGCGGCGGCGTTCATGCGGCCGCTCCCTGGCGCAGCAGGCGGTCGACGAAGAATTCGACGTGGCCACGCGGCGCGGTCGGTGCCTGCCAACGCGCGACGCGACGTGCGATCTCCACCAGCGCTTGCGACGACGGGCTGCCCGGGTAGGCGCGCACCACCGCCTGCTGGCGCTGGACCGCGGCGCGCAGCCACTCGCATTGCGGCACTGCGCCCAGGTAGTTCAGCGAGACGTCGCCGATGAAGCGCTCACACACGCGCACCAGCTTGTCGTACAGCGCGCGGCCCTCCTGCGGGCTGCGTACCATATTGGCGACGACCTGGATCCGGTCCAGGCCGCGCTCGCGCGCAAGCACCTTGATCAGTGCATACGCATCGGTGAGCGAGGCCGGCTCGTCACAGACCACGACCACTGCGTCCTGCGCGGCCTGGCAGAAGGTCAGCACCGAGTCGGTGATGCCGGCGGCGGTATCGACCACCAGCACATCGAGCTCGCGCTCAAGCTCGTTGAAGACGTTGACCAGGCCGGCATGCTCGATCGGACGCAGCTCGGCCATGTGCCGGCGACCGGAGGCGGCGGGCACGATCAGCACGCCCGCCGGGCCCTCGATGATCGCCTCGTCGAGCGTGCAGCGCCCGGCCACGAGGTCGGCCAGCGTGAAGCGCGGCGACAGGCCCAGCAGCACATCCAGATTGGCCAGGCCCAGGTCGGCGTCGAGCAGCATCGTGCGCTGGCCCATGCCGGCCAGTGCGATGGCGAGATTGGCCGACACGTTGGTCTTGCCGACGCCGCCCTTGCCGCCGGTGACGGCGAGGGTGCGGACGGGCGCGAACGGGGCGGGGCGGGCAGGTCAGGCGACGGCATGGTGGGGCTTCTGGGCGTCGGGGTCGTGGAGATCGTGCGTGGGGACGATCGGCTTATCGGCATCGCGGCGGAGATCTTCAAGCCGCAATGCCAGATGGGCGGCATTGGCGCGATGCAGATCGTCAGGAATGCGCTGGCCGTCGGCGATCCAGGTCAGCGGCAGGGCGTGATCGACGGCGACCGACAGCACGCTGCCCAGCCGCCCGGTCTCGTCGAGCTTGGTCAGCACCGCGCCCTGCGGGCGGGCGCCCTCGAAGCGGCGGACGACTTCGTCGAGATCGGCGAAATGGGTGTTGGCGGGCAGCACGAGCAGGGTGCGGATCTGGCGCGCAGCGCGCAGCCAGTGCAGTTGGCCGGCCAGGGCACGGTCGCGCTGGCTCAGTCCGGCGGTGTCGACCAGCACCAGTCGGTAGTCGCGCAGGCGCTGCAGCAACTGGACCAGCCCGGTTTCGCTGTCGGCCTCGTGCACCGCGATGCCGAGCTGCCGGCCGTAGCTGTGCAGTTGTTCGCGGCCGCCCACGCGCACCGTGTCGGTGGTCACCAGCGCCACGTCGCGGGCCTGGTGGCGGGCGACGTACCGCGCGGCGAGCTTGGCGATGGTCGTGGTCTTGCCGGCGCCGGTCGGGCCGACCAGCGCGATGACCCCGGCCTCCTCCAGCGGGTCGATCGGGCAGATCGGCAGGCGCTTGGACAGCAAGGCCAGCATCAGGCCGCGGACGCGGTGGGCCGGGGTGTCGGCCGGCACCTGCAAGGCGACGTCGCGGGTGATGCCCGCATCGAAGCCATAGTCTTCCATCAATTCCATGACCTGGCCGCGGGCCGGGGACCCGCGCAGGCGCTCGTCGGTCAGGCGCGCCATCTCGCGCTCGATCATCTGCCGCATCTGCGCCAGTTCCTCGCGCATCTGCGCCAGCTCGCCGTCGCTGCTCGGCGTCGGCGGGGCGGGCACGGCGACGAGGGCGGGCGGCGTGGCGACCGGGGGCGGCGGCATCAGGACATGCCCGATGGGCGCGGGGACATCCGGCGCGGGCGCGGGCGGTTCGGGCAGCGCCTGCGACGGAATCCCGTCGTCTTCGGCGGCCCATGCCGGCGCGGCGGAGCGACGGCGCCCGAGCAGTTCGGCAAACGACGGAAATCCGGCGCCGGCGTCCGCGAGCTCGGCGTGCAGGGCCTCGGTGATCGCTGCGGGTGGCGGGTTCGCGGCTGCCGCATGGACCACCGTCTGTGGCGGCGCAGCCGCCTCGACCGGTGCCAACGCACGCAGCCAGCGTTCGGCGGGCGAGTCGTCGCGGGCTTCGGCGGCCTGTGCCTGCGACGGCTCGACAGGCGAGGCTGCCGGCGCCTCGCGCCGCTGGGCCTCGTCGAGGGCGCGCTGGACCACGCTCTCGTCGTAGTTGCTGGCCGCGACGATCTCCACGCCCTCGTCGGTGCGGCGATTGGACAGGATCACGGCGTCGGGCCCGTGCGCGGCCCGCACCATCTGCAGGGCGCTGCGCATGTCGGCGGCGACGAAACGGCGGATGTTCATGGGCGGCAGCCGGAGATGAGGAATGGGGGGGACGGCATGGCGCAGGCGAGAGCACTGCGTCGATCGGGGCGGCCTTGGGGGGCGCTGGGGTGTCGTGCGTGCATCGTGCGTTCTCCGTGGCGGGGCCCTGCGTTCACCAGTCCCCCGTCCCTACAACCAAGTCCCGCGCTTCAACTGATCGTCCCCAGCAACTTGAGTCGCTTGTCTTCGGGGACTTCGGTGTAGGCCAGCACCGACAGGGTCGGGACGCTGTGCCGGACCAGGCGCGCGAGCGCGGCGCGGACCTGGCCGGGGACCAGCACCACCGCCGGTTCGTTCCTGGCCTCCTGCTGGCCGGCGCAATCGGCCAGGCTCTGCTGCAGACGTTCGGCCAGGCCCGGCTCCAGCGCAGCGCCGGTCCCTTGCGCGGAATCCTGCAAGACGCGTTCCAGCGCGGGCGCCAGCGTGTAGACCGGCAACTCGGGCGCCGGACCGGCGATCTCCTGGACGATGAAGCGGCCCAGCGCGGTGCGGACCGCGGCGGTGAGTTGACCGGGGTCCTGGGTATGCGCGGCATGCTCGACCAGCGCCTCGGCGATGCGGCGCAGCTGCCGGACGGGAATACGCTCGACCAGCAGGTTCTGCAGCACCCGGACCACCACCGCCAGCGGCAGCGCCTTGGGTGTGAGGTCCTCGGCGAGCTTGGGCGCGCTGCGCGCCAGGGTCGCCAGCAACTGCTGGACTTCCTCGTGCCCGAGCAGTTCGGGCGCCT
This genomic window contains:
- a CDS encoding RNA polymerase sigma factor FliA, producing MNAAARQYQAVQRASAPDPVVVHAELVRRIAHHIAARLPASVEIDDLIQAGMIGLLEASRSYDAEQGASFETYASIRIRGAMIDEIRRGDWVPRSVHRRAREAAAAIREIEQASGRAASAQEVAAKLQMPLADYQRLLEDAARGQVLSLDSHVEDHGEVEPANRDGGPTPQEHLVRSEFGRELAAAITLLPEREQLVLSLYYEQELNLKEIGAVLGVSESRVCQIHGQAVVRLRGRLSAFELADTGIGNAD
- a CDS encoding chemotaxis protein CheA, whose translation is MQFSPDIAADFVLEARELLVDLGGQLVELEQSPDDREQLNAVFRAFHTLKGGAGFLGATALVELCHAAEETLGAARSGAATLLPRHFDAAQQSLDWLQAMVDAVETGSDVPHAPPELIAGFALDTAAPVAPTPAARVAPTVAAPATAGSEMIDDDEFEALLDQLHGNAAPGASAPAPAPGPNDPIDDDEFEALLDQLHGKAAPGATPVAAVPAAGGDTIDDDEFEALLDQLHGAHAPGAAPAPAVAVAAPAPAVPPRAAPPAPARPAAAQAPAEREQTVRVDTRRLDAIVDLVGELVLARNRLKTLRARLRDEDLDRAVATLDNATARLQGAVMRTRMQPVGKVFSRFPKVARDVARALDKEVDLELVGADTELDRNLVEALADPLIHLVRNAIDHGVETPDLREATGKPRAGKVRLIAQQQGDYVGIEVQDDGAGIDPERLRAKAREKGLIDAESAARLNAEECLHLIFLAGLSTRTEVSDISGRGVGMDVVQSRIRELGGQIQVQSELGRGSRFTLRVPLTLAILPTLLVHAAGDAYALPLARVQEVLHAPARTVNWFDGRAALDRRSHTLSLLDLRHWLDRPALDTALLTIVVLQRGDSRFGLVVDEVRGREEVVIKPLPRALRGLPGYAGATLIGDGRLALILDVDALRGP
- a CDS encoding chemotaxis protein, with protein sequence MTATVAVTTDRSQLAGLLHDALEALERGDEAGWRRQVDALAAARARTLVDGLGRLARELAQALDTLPAAPAQGGLDDACARLDHVVTMTEQATHRTLDLIEDSRAHVAQLRAGTLDAAQTATIDALRENLREMALAQSHQDLGGQIIRRVAGIVRGVHEGFGALGLPPADGEQDRLRAVGPAVAGLDTGTVGQDDADDLLSRLGL
- a CDS encoding flagellar biosynthesis protein FlhF; its protein translation is MNIRRFVAADMRSALQMVRAAHGPDAVILSNRRTDEGVEIVAASNYDESVVQRALDEAQRREAPAASPVEPSQAQAAEARDDSPAERWLRALAPVEAAAPPQTVVHAAAANPPPAAITEALHAELADAGAGFPSFAELLGRRRSAAPAWAAEDDGIPSQALPEPPAPAPDVPAPIGHVLMPPPPVATPPALVAVPAPPTPSSDGELAQMREELAQMRQMIEREMARLTDERLRGSPARGQVMELMEDYGFDAGITRDVALQVPADTPAHRVRGLMLALLSKRLPICPIDPLEEAGVIALVGPTGAGKTTTIAKLAARYVARHQARDVALVTTDTVRVGGREQLHSYGRQLGIAVHEADSETGLVQLLQRLRDYRLVLVDTAGLSQRDRALAGQLHWLRAARQIRTLLVLPANTHFADLDEVVRRFEGARPQGAVLTKLDETGRLGSVLSVAVDHALPLTWIADGQRIPDDLHRANAAHLALRLEDLRRDADKPIVPTHDLHDPDAQKPHHAVA
- a CDS encoding cobyrinic acid a,c-diamide synthase, whose protein sequence is MSANLAIALAGMGQRTMLLDADLGLANLDVLLGLSPRFTLADLVAGRCTLDEAIIEGPAGVLIVPAASGRRHMAELRPIEHAGLVNVFNELERELDVLVVDTAAGITDSVLTFCQAAQDAVVVVCDEPASLTDAYALIKVLARERGLDRIQVVANMVRSPQEGRALYDKLVRVCERFIGDVSLNYLGAVPQCEWLRAAVQRQQAVVRAYPGSPSSQALVEIARRVARWQAPTAPRGHVEFFVDRLLRQGAAA
- a CDS encoding histidine kinase, yielding MNKNIRILVVDDFSTMRRIVKNLLSDLGFNNTVEAEDGNSAMAVLRQDAVDLVITDWNMPGMTGIELLRAIRADPKFRALPVMMVTAEAKREQIIEAAQSGVNGYIIKPFTAQTLSEKLGKIFERLGGAA